One Chordicoccus furentiruminis DNA window includes the following coding sequences:
- a CDS encoding DDE-type integrase/transposase/recombinase, translating into MNIILYLLQLCHQLYQQNCWLVNFICRYIPLKQWTFDDSHSPRYQKFKVDQLPRIIYHHQDWDWQDLNRYYAWKYGKPVQPVRRRSECDIPEHCTCPACKAPQPYLYRNNGKAGQLMCKVCGTLFSPDENRFSKTLSLKCPYCSHALVRKKDRKHFIIHKCVNPKCPYYLHNLKKVDRADLDEDYGKNKYKLHYIYREFTIDFFKMDITTLPKNASSLKFSKNNAYIMSLCLSYRVNLGLSLRKTVQALKDIHGISISHQMVANYCKTAAVCVKPFVDTYPYEKGSAFVADETYIKVRGIKGFIWLIINAATRAVIGYQVSDSRSVGPCIMAMRMAFQHLKKLPGNFRFIADGYSAYPLAAQQFFHEFGEKFKFEITQVLGLTNDDAVSTEFRPYKQMIERLNRTYKTSYRPTNGFNNYDGANYDLALWVAYYNFLRPHKLHKFQPPVRNDIIANGENMPGKWQLLIFLGQQTIKKMQEAAG; encoded by the coding sequence GTGAACATTATACTTTATCTTCTTCAGTTGTGCCATCAGCTTTATCAGCAAAACTGCTGGCTGGTTAACTTTATCTGCAGATATATCCCGCTTAAGCAGTGGACCTTTGATGATTCCCATTCCCCCAGGTATCAGAAATTCAAGGTGGACCAGCTTCCCAGGATCATCTACCATCACCAGGATTGGGACTGGCAGGATCTCAATCGCTACTACGCGTGGAAATACGGAAAACCCGTTCAGCCTGTCCGCCGCCGCTCTGAGTGCGATATCCCGGAGCATTGCACCTGCCCCGCCTGCAAAGCGCCTCAGCCTTACCTGTACCGTAACAACGGCAAAGCCGGCCAGTTGATGTGCAAGGTCTGCGGAACCCTCTTTTCGCCAGATGAGAACCGTTTCTCCAAAACCCTTTCCCTCAAGTGTCCTTACTGCTCCCATGCGCTGGTTCGTAAGAAAGACCGGAAGCACTTCATCATCCATAAATGCGTGAATCCTAAATGCCCTTACTACCTGCACAACCTTAAGAAGGTTGACAGGGCAGATCTGGACGAGGATTATGGTAAAAACAAGTATAAGCTGCATTACATCTACCGTGAGTTCACGATCGATTTCTTCAAGATGGACATCACCACCCTGCCGAAGAATGCGTCCTCGCTGAAATTCAGCAAAAACAATGCTTATATCATGTCCCTGTGTCTTTCCTACCGGGTGAATCTCGGCCTGTCACTACGCAAAACCGTGCAGGCCCTGAAGGACATCCACGGCATCTCCATATCCCACCAGATGGTTGCCAACTACTGTAAGACTGCCGCCGTCTGCGTGAAACCGTTTGTTGATACATACCCTTACGAAAAGGGCTCTGCCTTTGTTGCTGATGAGACTTACATCAAAGTCCGCGGCATCAAAGGCTTTATCTGGCTGATCATCAATGCGGCAACCCGGGCTGTGATCGGCTATCAGGTATCTGACAGCCGCAGTGTCGGTCCCTGCATCATGGCCATGCGCATGGCCTTTCAGCATCTAAAAAAACTTCCCGGGAACTTCCGTTTCATCGCGGATGGTTATAGTGCCTATCCTCTCGCCGCCCAGCAATTCTTCCATGAGTTTGGTGAGAAGTTCAAGTTTGAGATTACCCAGGTCCTCGGCCTTACAAACGATGATGCTGTTTCTACGGAATTCCGGCCTTATAAGCAGATGATCGAACGTCTCAACCGCACTTATAAGACCTCCTATCGCCCCACTAACGGCTTCAATAACTACGATGGTGCCAACTACGACCTCGCGCTATGGGTGGCTTACTACAACTTTCTGCGGCCGCATAAACTGCATAAATTCCAGCCGCCGGTTCGTAATGACATCATTGCAAACGGCGAAAACATGCCGGGAAAATGGCAGCTGTTGATCTTCCTTGGCCAGCAGACCATTAAAAAGATGCAGGAGGCTGCCGGATAA